The following proteins come from a genomic window of Gordonia westfalica:
- the gap gene encoding type I glyceraldehyde-3-phosphate dehydrogenase, giving the protein MTVRVGVNGFGRIGRNFFRAVEAQKALGTTDIEIVAVNDLTDNATLAHLLKFDSILGRLPEDVSLEGDDTIVVGDKKIKALEVKEGPAAIPWGDLGVDVVVESTGIFTARAKAQGHLDAGAKKVIISAPASDEDITIVMGVNDDKYDGSQNIISNASCTTNCLGPLAKVLNDEFGIVKGLMTTIHAYTQDQNLQDGPHKDLRRARGAAINIVPTSTGAAKAIGLVLPELKGKLDGYALRVPIPTGSVTDLTAQLAKPATADEINAALKAAAEGPLKGILKYYDAPIVSSDIVTDPHSSLFDAGLTKVIDDQAKVVSWYDNEWGYSNRLVDLIGLVSKSL; this is encoded by the coding sequence GTGACTGTTCGGGTAGGCGTCAACGGATTCGGCCGGATCGGCCGCAACTTCTTCCGTGCCGTCGAAGCGCAAAAGGCTTTGGGCACCACTGACATCGAGATCGTCGCGGTCAACGATCTCACCGACAACGCGACCCTCGCGCACCTGCTGAAGTTCGACTCGATCCTCGGCCGTCTGCCCGAAGACGTCAGCCTCGAGGGCGACGACACCATCGTGGTGGGCGACAAGAAGATCAAGGCGCTCGAGGTCAAGGAAGGCCCGGCTGCCATCCCGTGGGGCGACCTGGGCGTCGACGTCGTCGTCGAGTCGACCGGCATCTTCACCGCACGCGCCAAGGCCCAGGGTCACCTGGACGCCGGCGCCAAGAAGGTCATCATCTCGGCCCCCGCGTCGGATGAGGACATCACCATCGTCATGGGCGTCAACGACGACAAGTACGACGGCAGCCAGAACATCATCTCGAACGCCTCGTGCACCACGAACTGCCTCGGCCCGCTGGCCAAGGTCCTCAACGACGAGTTCGGCATCGTCAAGGGCCTCATGACCACGATCCACGCCTACACCCAGGATCAGAACCTGCAGGACGGCCCGCACAAGGACCTGCGCCGCGCACGCGGTGCCGCGATCAACATCGTGCCGACCTCGACCGGTGCCGCCAAGGCCATCGGCCTGGTCCTCCCGGAGCTGAAGGGCAAGCTCGACGGCTACGCGCTGCGCGTGCCGATCCCCACCGGCTCGGTCACCGACCTCACCGCACAGCTGGCCAAGCCGGCCACCGCCGATGAGATCAACGCCGCGCTCAAGGCTGCTGCCGAGGGCCCGCTGAAGGGCATCCTGAAGTACTACGACGCCCCGATCGTCTCCTCCGACATCGTCACCGATCCGCACAGCTCGCTGTTCGACGCCGGCCTGACCAAGGTCATCGACGATCAGGCCAAGGTCGTCTCCTGGTACGACAACGAGTGGGGTTACTCCAACCGTCTCGTCGACCTCATCGG
- the whiA gene encoding DNA-binding protein WhiA — protein MTAAVKDELSRLAVTQVSCRRAEVSALLRFAGGLHIVAGRVVVEAEVDMGNVARRLRREIHDLFGYGSDVHVLRGGGLRKSARYIVRITKDGEGLARQTGLLDLRGRPVRGLPAQVVGGSVADAEAAWRGAFLAHGSLTEPGRSSALEVSCPGPEAALALVGAARRLGVTAKAREVRGADRVVIRDGEAIGALLTRMGAHDTRLVWEERRMRREVRATANRLANFDDANLRRSARAAVAAAARVERALEILGDEVPDHLVAAGQLRVTHRQASLEELGQLADPPMTKDAVAGRIRRLLSMADKKARQDGIPDTESAVTSELLDDA, from the coding sequence ATGACGGCAGCGGTGAAAGACGAGCTGAGTCGCCTGGCGGTGACCCAGGTGAGTTGCCGGAGAGCCGAGGTGTCGGCGCTGCTGCGTTTCGCCGGCGGTCTGCACATCGTGGCGGGCCGCGTCGTGGTGGAGGCCGAGGTCGACATGGGCAATGTCGCGCGGCGCCTGCGACGCGAGATCCACGACCTCTTCGGCTACGGCTCCGATGTCCACGTGCTGCGGGGTGGCGGTCTGCGCAAGTCGGCCCGCTACATCGTGCGGATCACCAAGGACGGCGAGGGCCTCGCCCGGCAGACCGGGTTGCTCGACCTGCGCGGCCGCCCGGTGCGCGGACTCCCGGCCCAGGTCGTCGGCGGCAGCGTCGCGGACGCCGAAGCCGCTTGGCGCGGTGCGTTTCTCGCACACGGGTCACTGACCGAACCCGGTCGGTCGTCGGCGCTCGAGGTCAGCTGCCCCGGACCCGAGGCCGCACTCGCACTCGTCGGCGCCGCCCGCCGGCTCGGTGTGACCGCCAAGGCCCGCGAGGTCCGCGGGGCCGACCGCGTCGTCATCCGCGACGGCGAGGCCATCGGCGCGCTGCTCACGCGGATGGGCGCCCATGACACCCGTCTGGTGTGGGAGGAACGCCGCATGCGCCGCGAGGTGCGTGCCACCGCGAACCGCCTCGCCAACTTCGACGACGCCAACCTCCGGCGCTCGGCCCGTGCGGCCGTGGCCGCGGCGGCCCGCGTCGAACGCGCCCTGGAGATCCTCGGCGACGAGGTGCCCGATCATCTCGTCGCGGCGGGACAACTCCGCGTCACCCACCGTCAGGCCTCCCTGGAGGAGCTCGGCCAGCTGGCCGACCCGCCGATGACCAAGGACGCCGTCGCAGGCCGCATCAGACGCCTGCTGTCCATGGCCGACAAGAAGGCCCGTCAGGACGGCATCCCGGACACCGAGTCGGCGGTCACCTCGGAGCTTCTCGACGACGCGTGA
- a CDS encoding gluconeogenesis factor YvcK family protein translates to MTQKIVALGGGHGLYATLTAMRYLSTDVTAVVTVADDGGSSGRLRAELGLIPPGDLRMALAALMSAPKALEDFQTAGDPDTRRRHELWAEVLQHRFGGRGALAGHPIGNLMLAGLTEVLGDTVAALQELRSMFGIVGQVLPMSTVPLDIEADVSGLEADPRISREIRGQVAVATTPGKVRRVRLIPEDPPACESAVEAIESADLVMLGPGSWFSSVIPHVLVPEQLKALQRTAARKVLVVNLAPEPGETPGFSVERHLHVLHAHADTFRIDHVLVDASSVPAGREREHLVRAAGLFGAELNVGDVAVPGRQVHDPAKVAAVVNELCEGESNRYADRADA, encoded by the coding sequence ATGACCCAGAAGATCGTCGCTCTCGGAGGCGGCCACGGTCTGTACGCAACGCTGACCGCGATGCGCTACCTGAGCACCGACGTCACCGCGGTGGTGACGGTCGCCGACGACGGGGGATCGTCGGGCCGCCTCCGCGCCGAACTCGGTCTCATCCCGCCGGGTGACCTGCGAATGGCGCTGGCGGCGTTGATGTCTGCGCCGAAGGCGCTCGAGGACTTCCAGACCGCGGGGGATCCCGACACCCGTCGACGCCACGAGTTGTGGGCCGAGGTGCTGCAACACCGCTTCGGCGGTCGCGGCGCACTCGCCGGACACCCCATCGGCAATCTGATGCTGGCCGGTCTCACCGAGGTCCTCGGCGACACGGTGGCCGCACTGCAGGAACTGCGGTCGATGTTCGGGATCGTCGGGCAGGTGCTGCCGATGTCGACCGTCCCGCTCGACATCGAGGCGGACGTGTCCGGACTCGAGGCCGACCCGCGCATCAGCCGCGAGATCCGCGGACAGGTCGCGGTGGCGACGACGCCCGGCAAGGTGCGGCGCGTCCGGTTGATCCCCGAGGATCCCCCGGCCTGCGAGAGTGCGGTCGAGGCAATCGAATCCGCCGATCTGGTGATGCTCGGCCCGGGGTCCTGGTTCTCCAGCGTGATCCCGCACGTGCTCGTGCCCGAACAGCTCAAGGCGTTGCAGCGCACCGCTGCCCGCAAGGTGCTCGTCGTGAACCTCGCACCCGAGCCGGGGGAGACGCCCGGGTTCTCGGTGGAGAGGCATCTGCACGTGCTGCACGCCCACGCCGACACCTTCCGCATCGATCACGTCCTGGTCGATGCGTCGTCGGTTCCGGCCGGACGCGAACGCGAACACCTCGTGCGCGCGGCCGGACTCTTCGGCGCCGAACTCAACGTCGGCGATGTGGCGGTACCCGGTCGCCAGGTCCATGACCCGGCGAAAGTCGCCGCCGTCGTGAACGAACTGTGCGAAGGTGAATCGAACCGTTACGCTGACCGGGCGGACGCCTGA
- the rapZ gene encoding RNase adapter RapZ → MTRDGVSMSERAEAEHDEQVTGGAHDSAASDELTVLFVTGMSGAGRSTAANVLEDDGWYVADNVPPSLISTMVGMVRESDPTISRLAMVLRASDPNLAHELEQLRDSLERSGIRTRLLYLDASEEALVRRFEQVRRRHPLQGKETLVEGIARERAILAPIKNVADLVVETSALTAAKLRSVVEGVAPGDTEPRLSIAVQSFGFKYGLPIDSDLVADVRFLPNPHWIDELRDHNGREAPVRDYVLGQPDAEDFLDLYTGLVSIVGRGYLREGKRYMTISVGCTGGKHRSVAISEELARRLRKTVDDAGAASYDVRVMHRDLGRE, encoded by the coding sequence GTGACGCGGGACGGGGTGTCGATGAGTGAGCGGGCCGAGGCCGAACACGACGAGCAGGTGACCGGGGGAGCGCACGACTCCGCCGCGTCGGACGAACTGACCGTGCTGTTCGTCACGGGCATGTCCGGCGCGGGCCGCTCCACGGCGGCAAACGTGCTCGAGGACGACGGCTGGTATGTCGCCGACAACGTCCCGCCGTCGCTGATCTCGACGATGGTCGGGATGGTGCGGGAGAGCGACCCGACCATCAGCCGGCTCGCCATGGTGCTGCGCGCCTCCGACCCGAACCTCGCCCACGAACTCGAGCAGCTACGGGACAGCCTGGAACGGTCGGGGATTCGTACCCGGCTGCTGTACCTCGATGCGAGTGAAGAGGCGCTGGTCCGCCGCTTCGAGCAGGTGCGTCGCCGGCACCCGTTGCAGGGCAAGGAAACCCTCGTCGAGGGCATCGCCCGCGAGCGCGCGATCCTGGCGCCCATCAAGAATGTCGCCGATCTGGTCGTCGAGACCTCGGCGCTGACCGCGGCCAAGCTGCGTTCGGTGGTGGAAGGCGTGGCACCGGGTGACACCGAACCCCGGCTCAGCATCGCGGTGCAGTCCTTCGGCTTCAAGTACGGACTGCCCATCGACTCCGACCTCGTCGCCGACGTCCGGTTCCTGCCCAACCCGCACTGGATCGATGAGCTGCGCGACCACAACGGGCGGGAGGCGCCCGTCCGCGACTACGTCCTCGGCCAGCCCGACGCCGAGGACTTCCTCGACCTCTACACCGGTCTGGTGTCCATCGTCGGCCGCGGCTACCTGCGAGAAGGCAAGCGCTACATGACGATCAGCGTCGGCTGTACCGGTGGCAAACATCGCAGCGTCGCCATCTCCGAGGAGCTCGCCCGACGGCTCCGCAAAACCGTCGACGACGCCGGTGCGGCCTCCTACGACGTGCGCGTGATGCACCGCGATCTGGGGCGCGAATGA
- the uvrC gene encoding excinuclease ABC subunit UvrC, with translation MADPTTYRPAPGTIPTDPGVYKFRDEHGRVIYVGKAKNLRSRLTSYFADIASLHPRTRQMVTTAASVEWTVVGTEVEALQLEYNWIKEFDPRFNVRYRDDKTYPMLAVTLNEEYPRLFVYRGPRRRGVRYFGPYAHAWAIRETVDLLTRVFPARTCSAGVFKRHRQIDRPCLLGYIDKCAAPCIGRVDAEEHREIVEDFCDFLAGRTDMLIRKLERDMTAAAEDLDFERAARLRDDIGALRRAMEKQAVVLGDGTTADVVAVAGDDLEVSLQVFHVREGRVRGQRGWVVERTDNGTDGDVVGDFITQFYGAQVDFDATVDVGADRAHGESVPREVLVPELPANATELEEWLTGLRGSRVTLRVPQRGDKKALFETVARNAGEALTQHKLRRAGDLTTRSAALTELQENLMLDQAPLRIECVDISHVQGTDVVASLVVFEDGLPRKSDYRHYSIRHAAGDGHSDDVASIAEVTRRRFLRHRADRDAPPPESGAVDAEPQTPAQPRKFAYPPNLFVVDGGAPQVHAAAAVLDELGITDVAVIGLAKRLEEVWVPGEDDPMILPRSSQALFLLQRVRDEAHRFAITFHRSKRSKRMTESVLDGIPGLGKTRRTALVTHFGSVARLREASLEEIAQVPGIGRTTASAVQAALGGDTVAEAVSTVLAETVNEAEMTVVTGDAGRGVDE, from the coding sequence GTGGCCGACCCGACTACCTACCGCCCTGCGCCCGGAACCATCCCGACCGATCCCGGGGTGTACAAGTTCCGCGACGAGCACGGTCGTGTCATCTACGTGGGCAAGGCCAAGAACCTCCGGTCTCGCCTGACGTCGTACTTCGCCGACATCGCCTCGCTGCACCCGCGCACCCGTCAGATGGTGACGACCGCCGCGTCGGTCGAGTGGACCGTCGTGGGCACCGAGGTCGAGGCCCTCCAGCTCGAATACAACTGGATCAAGGAGTTCGATCCGCGGTTCAACGTCCGCTACCGCGACGACAAGACCTATCCGATGCTGGCCGTCACCCTAAACGAGGAGTACCCGCGGTTGTTCGTCTACCGCGGGCCGCGGCGTCGTGGCGTGCGGTACTTCGGGCCGTACGCGCATGCATGGGCGATCCGCGAGACCGTCGACCTGCTGACCCGGGTGTTCCCCGCCCGCACCTGTTCGGCGGGCGTGTTCAAACGGCACCGCCAGATCGACCGTCCGTGCCTGCTCGGCTACATCGACAAATGCGCCGCCCCCTGCATCGGCCGGGTCGACGCCGAGGAACACCGCGAGATCGTCGAGGACTTCTGCGACTTCCTCGCGGGCCGCACCGACATGTTGATCCGCAAGCTGGAACGCGACATGACCGCCGCGGCCGAGGACCTCGACTTCGAGCGGGCGGCCCGGCTGCGCGACGACATCGGCGCACTGCGGCGCGCCATGGAGAAACAGGCCGTGGTCCTCGGCGACGGCACCACCGCCGACGTCGTCGCGGTGGCCGGCGACGACCTCGAGGTGTCCCTGCAGGTGTTCCACGTACGGGAGGGCCGCGTCCGCGGTCAGCGCGGCTGGGTCGTCGAACGCACTGACAACGGGACCGACGGCGACGTCGTCGGCGACTTCATCACCCAGTTCTACGGCGCGCAGGTCGATTTCGACGCCACGGTCGACGTCGGCGCCGACCGCGCGCACGGCGAGTCGGTTCCGCGTGAGGTCCTGGTTCCCGAATTGCCCGCCAACGCAACCGAACTCGAGGAATGGCTCACCGGACTGCGAGGGAGCAGGGTCACCCTGCGCGTACCGCAGCGCGGCGACAAGAAGGCGCTCTTCGAGACCGTCGCACGGAACGCGGGCGAAGCGCTCACCCAGCACAAGCTCCGCCGCGCCGGCGATCTCACCACCCGGTCCGCCGCGCTCACCGAGTTGCAGGAGAACCTGATGCTCGATCAGGCGCCGCTGCGCATCGAATGCGTCGACATCTCCCATGTGCAGGGCACCGACGTGGTGGCCTCCCTCGTCGTGTTCGAGGACGGCCTGCCGCGCAAGTCCGACTACCGGCACTACTCGATCCGCCACGCCGCCGGGGACGGGCACTCCGACGACGTCGCGTCGATCGCCGAGGTCACCCGGCGCCGCTTCCTGCGTCACCGAGCCGATCGCGATGCACCGCCGCCGGAGTCGGGGGCGGTCGATGCGGAGCCCCAGACCCCCGCGCAGCCACGGAAGTTCGCGTACCCGCCCAACCTGTTCGTCGTCGACGGCGGTGCGCCGCAGGTGCACGCCGCGGCAGCGGTCCTCGACGAACTGGGCATCACCGACGTCGCGGTGATCGGACTCGCCAAGCGCCTCGAGGAGGTGTGGGTGCCCGGCGAGGACGACCCGATGATCCTGCCGCGCAGCAGCCAGGCACTGTTCCTGCTGCAGCGTGTCCGCGACGAGGCGCACCGGTTCGCCATCACCTTCCACCGCAGCAAGCGCAGCAAGCGGATGACCGAGTCGGTACTCGACGGCATCCCGGGTCTCGGAAAGACACGACGCACCGCGCTGGTGACCCACTTCGGGTCGGTCGCGCGTCTGCGTGAGGCATCCTTGGAGGAGATCGCCCAGGTCCCCGGGATCGGTCGGACCACCGCGAGTGCGGTGCAGGCCGCGCTGGGCGGTGACACTGTTGCAGAGGCGGTGTCGACGGTGTTGGCCGAGACGGTGAACGAAGCAGAGATGACGGTGGTGACCGGTGACGCGGGACGGGGTGTCGATGAGTGA
- a CDS encoding PH domain-containing protein, with the protein MTSPRWDLVYRPRKLPRWAIAAAVVIMAIHITFGLLLTIEDVGVRNLGGSDQVAIILIGVLFTGVALLFTRPRLRVGPEGVEVRNLVPTRLFTWDQVLGLTYPEKGYGAWLLFPSDEHITVLAVQAGDGPQAVEAMARFRELEERYRGTVRPAN; encoded by the coding sequence GTGACCTCCCCCCGTTGGGACCTCGTCTACCGGCCGCGCAAGCTGCCGCGGTGGGCGATCGCGGCGGCCGTCGTGATCATGGCGATCCACATCACCTTCGGGCTGCTGCTGACGATCGAGGACGTCGGGGTCCGCAACCTCGGCGGCTCCGACCAGGTCGCGATCATCCTCATCGGTGTCCTGTTCACGGGCGTCGCCCTGCTGTTCACCCGGCCGCGGCTGCGTGTCGGGCCCGAAGGTGTCGAGGTGCGCAACCTGGTGCCCACGCGCCTGTTCACCTGGGACCAGGTCCTCGGACTGACGTACCCGGAGAAGGGTTACGGCGCCTGGCTGCTGTTCCCGTCCGACGAACACATCACCGTGCTGGCGGTCCAGGCCGGCGACGGCCCGCAGGCCGTTGAGGCGATGGCCCGTTTCCGCGAGCTCGAAGAGCGCTACCGCGGGACCGTCCGACCCGCCAACTAG
- the ribH gene encoding 6,7-dimethyl-8-ribityllumazine synthase: MSGHGEPTLELADAGKLRLAIVSSQWHEKICGALLDGAVRAANENGVTEPTIVQVAGAIELPVIAQALARTHDAVVALGVVIKGETPHFEYVCDAVTAGLTRVSLDESTPVGNGVLTTLNEDQAIARAGLPGSTEDKGAQATVAALASALTLRALQRGEALPTAVGGASA, encoded by the coding sequence ATGAGCGGCCACGGAGAACCGACCCTCGAACTCGCCGACGCCGGCAAGCTCCGGCTGGCGATCGTGTCGTCGCAGTGGCACGAGAAGATCTGCGGCGCACTGCTCGACGGCGCGGTCCGCGCAGCCAACGAGAACGGTGTCACCGAGCCCACCATCGTGCAGGTCGCCGGTGCGATCGAACTGCCGGTCATCGCGCAGGCGCTGGCCCGCACCCACGACGCCGTGGTCGCGCTCGGCGTCGTGATCAAGGGTGAGACACCGCATTTCGAGTACGTGTGCGACGCGGTGACCGCCGGTCTGACCCGGGTCTCGCTCGACGAGTCGACGCCGGTCGGCAACGGTGTGCTGACCACGCTCAACGAGGATCAGGCGATCGCCCGCGCGGGCCTGCCCGGTTCGACCGAGGACAAGGGTGCGCAGGCGACCGTCGCCGCACTGGCCTCGGCGCTGACCCTGCGTGCGCTGCAGCGCGGCGAGGCCCTGCCGACCGCGGTCGGAGGAGCATCGGCGTGA